Part of the Corythoichthys intestinalis isolate RoL2023-P3 unplaced genomic scaffold, ASM3026506v1 HiC_scaffold_82, whole genome shotgun sequence genome, CACTTAGCGGTTAGCATCCAGAGGAAACTTTCTCACAGTGAGAAACAGAAACGAATATAAAAGTCTTTGCTTATGCCTCAGGCTGGCTGTGAAAAATCTGACATTTCCAAGAGACCTGAAGCTAATTTCCATATTTTTATTCAGTTATAGTTTATAACTGAACATTTCATGGTTTATTGGGTTCATGTCGGGTTTGTGGTTTTAATTTCTACCTGGTTTTTATTTTATGGCTGaagcttaaataaataaatgttgcctCTGTTTAAGAACAAGCAACAAATCTCTCtgtcttattttattttattaattataataattaaatgTATATTCTGTCTATAATTAAAATGTGACTGAAGTGTATCTGGTCTGAAACTAAAATATTATTCCTGATTTCTGTTTCTAAATAATGTGCTTTTTATAGCTTTAATAGGATTAAAACAGCAGGAATtattacactgcaaaaacacaaaatcttaCCAAGTATTTTAGTTCAGTTTCTAGTGCAAATATCTTAAAATACTGGAAATAAGACAAAACCAACTTACAAGTAAATCTTCAGCAAGAAGTTTGTTTTAAGTCAATGATTCCTTAATATTGATTAAAAAGTTACATAAGTAAAGAAATTAGctggaggagaaaaaatgtatttaaaattaaTGTTCCAAGATTAATTCCTGAAAACAAACTGCTACATGGAGCTAAAAAGTACGATAGTTTTGTCTTATTGCAAGTAAATTAGAGTATTTGGactaaaaactaaaatactGGTTGAGTATTTTAGTTTGCGGTGAATTGTTTCAGTGATTCTGATCTTTAATAACCTCCAGATGAGTTCTGTCCACCGGGCCTTACCGCTCCACTTCCTGTCTGCCAACGTCACAAAGCCGTCTGATTGCTTGGCTTCTGTCGGCTGGGATCCAACTGGACCAAACCGAATCCAACCGGATCAATTCTGACTAAACTCCACATGCAGCTGAAGCAGCAGCTGGCGTTCTGCTCGGTTCTGGTTCTGAGTTCTGGTCCTGGCTGGACcctggttgtgtgttttccaccagaaCCCGCTCCACCCCGTCTCCATCCGCCTCTCCTGTCGCCAGCTGCTTCATCCTCAGGTTGATGGAGCCGTAGGTCCTTTTGGGCCGAACGAAGGCGGCGCGGCGGCGGTACATCTCGCCCCGGCAGATGGAGACCATGAGCAGGACGGACAGGAACATCCCTCCCAGCGTCAGCAGGCCCAGCCCGGCGATGATGCACCTGTCCAGGTGCGAGCCCAGCCGGGCGTAGTGCAGTTCCAGCTtctccatctgccgggccgacaCCGAGTCCGGATCCACGCCGGCGTCCCGGGGGACGGTGTAAGCCACCGCCACCAGCACGATGCCGCTCACCAGCAGAACCAGCGCCACCACGAAGCCCAGGTCCGCAGAGCGGCCGTCAGCCGGGCCCGGCGCCGCCAGGCCCACACCTTCatcacctcctcctcctctggCGGCGCCGCCGTCCTCATCGTCACACGACTCTGGAGAAACCTGCAGCTGCAGGAGAAGAAAAGtgttaaaaatacataaataatattttaacaAGGATCAAAGATGGAGACAAACaagaagaaaaggagaaaaaaaaatctgagaaatGTTTGTCCACACTGCAAAACACTAAATCTGTATTTCTGTTCCGTTTCTGGAGCAAAAACTTGTTTACACTTAAAACGAGAAAACTAACTTATAAGTAACTTTTTAGAAAAACACaggaatttatttttaatcaataatTCTTTAATATTGATTTAATAACATTCTAGTTCTCTTTTATCTTAATAAAAagttattaataaattagttcctCCACTGGTAATGTTGAACTGAAGGGGAGATTGTTTACTGGTTacaacaatacaaaaaaactttagtaatttGAGTTTGTTTCTGTGTTTCTATTGTCTGGAAACCTATAAATAGGATTTTAGGCCCCCTTCCCCCTGCCCCAGCCTCCAGGTTCTGCGTTACGGCCCTGTGTTTGCTGTCGCAGCGCAGCGCTCCACAACTCAGCTGGCTGCACAGATTTGTGACACTTAGCTTCatattaataattataatgCTGTTTAGGTGCACAACTTTACGGACTCGTTCATTTGTGGCCGTTTTCACGTTTATTGCGCTGTTCATATTAGTCTCCATGTTTGCAGTTTTCTGGAGCGCAACGCGAAGCTCGACGTCATTCAGAGGTAATATTTTAATTTGACATTAACAAAGACACAGCGGGACGGATCATCCGGGAAATGATGGACAGGGAGAGTCTGACTAAAACTAACTGGATGTCAGACTAATGTACCGCAGTGAAGTTAGTTTCAAGTTGGATATTCGATATTCGAGCTCCGCGGAGTAAGCGGCGTTTAGCTCAAGGTTGATCCGATTTATGAACGTTACTGTCGGCCAGCGGTTCTCTATCGCTCCCGGCCGCAGCGCCCGAAGGTTCACTTAGGGACTATCAACAAATTACCGAACCAAACATTCCTATCAAAGAAATGTTAATAAATGCCTTGAATTGTAACCAACTAACTAATTGTCATTGCTAATTCATGCTTTTACATGAGCCAAAATAGCAtctataaaattttaaagtcatatacaatattttcaataattttaatattaaataataTAATGTTTTCTTCAATAGCTTCCAGGTCATGTGACCTAATGACTCTAAATCACTTTGAAACAATTACAATAGTCTCTATAGATGAGGCACAGACATTTGATTTCcattttttagccattttccattttttattaattttttttgtcaaaaatgagGGTTTTTTCTTCAATAGCTTCCAGGTCATGTGACCTACTGACTCAAAATCACTTTGAAATAATTATAATAGTCTCTATAGATAAGGCACAGTCATTTGTTTTCCATTTTTGAttaattttccattttttattaattttttacgtCAAAATTGAGGGTTTTTATTCAATAGCTTCCAGGTCATGTGACCTACTGACTCAAAATCACTTTGAAATAATTACAATAGTCTCTATAGATGAGGCACAGACATTTGATttccatttttagccattttccattttttattaattttttttgtcaaaaatgagGGTTTTTCTTCAATAGCTTCCAGGTCATGTGACCTAATGACTCAAAATCACTTTGAAATAATTATAATAGTCTTTATAGATAAGGCACAGTCatttgttttccattttttgattaattttccattttttattaattttttttgtcaaaaatgagGGTTTTTATTCAATAGCTTCCAGGTCATGTGACCTAATGACGCAAAATCACTTTGAAATAATTATAATAGTCTCTATAGATGAGGCACAGTCATTTGTTTTCCATTTTTGAttaattttccattttttattaattttttttgtcaaaaatgagGGTTTTTATTCAATAGCTTCCAGGTCATGTGACCTAATGACTCTAAATCACTTTGAAATAATTATAATAGTCTTTATAGATGAGGCACAGACATTTGATttccatttttagccattttccattttttaggATTTTGTTACGTCAAAATTGAGGGTTTTTATTCAATAGCTTCCAGGTCATGTGACCTAATGACTCAAAATCACTTTGAAATAATTATAATAGTCTTTATAGATAAGGCACAGTCATTTGTTTTCCATTTTTGAttaattttccattttttattaatttttcttGTCAAAAATGAGGGTTTTTCTTCAATAGCTTCCAGGTCATGTGACCTAATGACGCAAAATCACTTTGAAATAATTATAATAGTCTCTATAGATGAGGCACAGTCATTtatgttttatgtttttattttataattctTAGGAATATTTTCCTTAAAGTTTAAGATTGTTGCTTAATAGCTTTCAGATTACGTCATAAAATGACTTCAAATCTCTTTGAAATCATTCAAGTACACTTTATACATCACACATAGCATCAATGCCAAACAAACATATTACATTTTCATTTTCCACAGATATTTTCAAAAAGTATTTCGAACAATAATGAACACAGTTTCTAGTTTCAAGATTAACTACACAATACACATTtccaactgcctttttttttcttttgaaattcTGTGCTCTTCATATTCATGCACAGGGCATGGTACCATCGGTCACAGTTGTCACACTGGATCTGTTCACAAATACAAGAAAATATACATGTTTAGCAGTACTGAACTTACTCATCTCCTGTCACACAGTTTGGTGTTTACTTGCTTGTCATTTGTTATATAAAACATTTCATGGCTCCCAAGAGTTATTTCCTGTGTCTACTTCTGAAATTTACATTGACAACTCTTGATTTCTCACCCAGTCTGTCATTCCAGGGCCAGACCCCGGGGCTTTGTATGCAGCGCACATCGCACACCAACAGTGGTCATCGAATACTGTAA contains:
- the LOC130911683 gene encoding transmembrane protein 74B-like, which encodes MESLNAVELRELQRRGGSASGGRCAAGGFENVSYQQDEESDEPGPAATRVCPPRTSTLQVSPESCDDEDGGAARGGGGDEGVGLAAPGPADGRSADLGFVVALVLLVSGIVLVAVAYTVPRDAGVDPDSVSARQMEKLELHYARLGSHLDRCIIAGLGLLTLGGMFLSVLLMVSICRGEMYRRRAAFVRPKRTYGSINLRMKQLATGEADGDGVERVLVENTQPGSSQDQNSEPEPSRTPAAASAACGV